From the Arthrobacter sp. PM3 genome, one window contains:
- the dut gene encoding dUTP diphosphatase, with product MTEENTTVDVAAPAASDAEYGTPTLTVQLKMLDDGLEPPSYAHPGDAGADLRAREDVVLAPGERRLVPTGVSIALPNGFVALIHPRSGLATKHGLTVVNAPGTVDAGYRGEIAVTLLNTDRDEAIELRRGDRIAQMVIQRVEYARFLPVEELDGSVRGGGGFGSTGGFGQPA from the coding sequence GTGACTGAAGAAAACACCACCGTCGACGTTGCCGCACCGGCGGCCAGTGACGCTGAGTACGGAACGCCCACCCTGACGGTTCAGCTGAAAATGCTCGACGACGGGCTCGAACCGCCGTCCTACGCGCACCCGGGGGATGCCGGCGCGGACCTTCGTGCCCGCGAGGACGTCGTGCTTGCACCGGGGGAGCGCCGCCTTGTTCCGACCGGGGTTTCGATTGCGCTCCCGAACGGCTTCGTGGCGCTGATCCACCCCCGCTCCGGCCTTGCCACGAAGCACGGACTGACCGTGGTGAACGCCCCCGGCACGGTGGACGCCGGCTACCGCGGTGAAATCGCGGTGACCCTGCTGAATACGGACCGCGACGAGGCCATTGAGCTGCGCCGCGGCGATAGAATTGCACAGATGGTCATTCAGCGCGTGGAGTACGCCCGGTTCCTCCCCGTTGAGGAGCTGGACGGCTCGGTCCGCGGCGGCGGCGGCTTCGGCTCCACCGGCGGCTTCGGCCAACCGGCCTGA